In Kitasatospora fiedleri, a single window of DNA contains:
- a CDS encoding spore-associated protein A: MHQRSKRTVARAGVLALVAGGIATAVPATAQAASYNGVCGSGYSTIDHRDLNSGGTVWLTYSSSTGKNCVVTIRNNPGPALQMLAGLKKAGASKWAALDEDYYTTYAGPVYLYAPNSCIDWEGGIGENVSGGFDSHCG; this comes from the coding sequence ATGCACCAGCGAAGCAAGCGAACCGTCGCCCGGGCCGGAGTGCTGGCCCTGGTGGCCGGCGGCATCGCGACAGCCGTACCGGCGACCGCCCAGGCGGCCTCGTACAACGGGGTCTGTGGATCGGGCTACAGCACCATCGACCACCGGGACCTCAACTCCGGCGGCACGGTCTGGCTGACCTACAGCAGCTCCACCGGCAAGAACTGCGTGGTGACGATCCGCAACAACCCGGGCCCCGCCCTGCAGATGCTCGCCGGGCTGAAGAAGGCCGGTGCCTCCAAGTGGGCGGCCCTGGACGAGGACTACTACACGACGTACGCCGGCCCGGTGTACCTCTACGCACCCAACTCCTGCATCGACTGGGAGGGCGGGATCGGGGAGAACGTCAGCGGCGGCTTCGACTCCCACTGCGGCTGA
- a CDS encoding class II glutamine amidotransferase, translating to MCRLFGMSSAPRRSRATFWLLEAPDNLSAQSRREPDGTGLGYFTAEGAPQVHKAPVAAFRDRAFAEDAAVVESMTFLAHIRFASTGGLEGVNTHPFEQDGRLFAHNGVIGGLDRLDVRLGPARSLVKGDTDSERFFALITRESAARGGDVAAGIEAAARWVAENLPVYALNIVLTTADELWALRYPDTHELYVLERRPGGHHGDRHLDHAGTAGRMHVHSGDLARTRATVIASERMDDDPHWRLMESGELLHVGADHTVTRRTVLAGEPVHRLSLADLEPEAAASQKGS from the coding sequence ATGTGTCGTCTGTTCGGGATGAGCAGTGCTCCCAGGCGCAGCCGCGCGACGTTCTGGCTCCTGGAGGCGCCGGACAATCTTAGTGCGCAGAGCCGTCGTGAGCCGGACGGTACGGGGTTGGGCTACTTCACCGCCGAGGGGGCGCCGCAGGTGCACAAGGCTCCCGTGGCGGCGTTCCGGGACCGGGCGTTCGCCGAGGATGCCGCGGTGGTGGAGTCGATGACGTTCCTGGCGCACATCCGGTTCGCCTCCACCGGAGGGCTGGAGGGCGTCAACACCCATCCGTTCGAGCAGGACGGGCGGCTGTTCGCACACAATGGGGTGATCGGGGGCCTCGATCGGCTCGACGTCCGTCTCGGGCCGGCCCGGTCGCTGGTGAAGGGGGACACCGACTCCGAACGGTTCTTCGCCCTGATCACCCGGGAGAGTGCCGCCCGTGGCGGTGACGTCGCGGCCGGCATCGAGGCGGCGGCCCGCTGGGTGGCCGAGAACCTGCCCGTCTACGCCCTCAACATCGTTCTCACCACCGCCGACGAGCTGTGGGCGCTGCGCTACCCGGACACCCACGAGCTGTACGTCCTCGAGCGCCGGCCCGGCGGCCACCACGGCGACCGGCACCTGGACCACGCGGGCACCGCCGGACGCATGCACGTCCACTCCGGCGACCTCGCCCGCACCCGGGCGACGGTGATCGCCAGCGAGCGGATGGACGACGATCCGCACTGGAGGCTGATGGAGTCGGGGGAACTGCTGCACGTCGGCGCCGACCACACCGTCACCCGGCGGACCGTCCTGGCGGGCGAGCCGGTTCACCGCCTGTCCCTGGCCGACCTGGAGCCCGAGGCCGCTGCTTCCCAGAAGGGGAGCTGA